Proteins from a genomic interval of Candidatus Brocadia sp.:
- a CDS encoding transporter, whose protein sequence is MRAINLWFGHTSSLLLLFLLFFTRYAGANHGPGTGGMATTIPAITLKSGTFSLGLRAELTEFESISDSKLLNKATSAGSFDAIDRTFLYTFDIGYGVTDDLTIGLNIGWFEAINFRESELEDGEIEVFQANPDGITDLWLSGKYRFLRGPQGHYAVLTGIKFPTGVDDRKNTAGEKIEPVEQPGSGSYDFTTGFSYSRWFTKDWTMDTSIQYILRTEGARDFKIGDRIDWSFATAYQIIPKNKYPNFAPVGELNTRYLFRDEQNGRNEHDSGGTTVFLSPGVRVGITPHCGVGTSVSFPVFQNLLGEQQETDFKIVVGVSYSF, encoded by the coding sequence ATGCGAGCAATAAATCTTTGGTTTGGGCATACGTCTTCACTACTTCTGCTCTTTCTGTTATTCTTTACAAGATATGCCGGGGCGAACCACGGTCCCGGAACCGGTGGGATGGCGACTACAATACCAGCTATTACTTTAAAAAGTGGTACTTTTTCCTTGGGTTTAAGGGCCGAGTTGACCGAGTTTGAATCTATATCTGATTCAAAACTTCTCAATAAAGCAACAAGTGCAGGTTCTTTTGATGCAATTGATAGAACATTTTTGTATACTTTTGATATAGGGTATGGAGTAACGGATGACCTGACGATTGGGCTCAACATTGGTTGGTTTGAAGCGATTAATTTTCGTGAATCTGAACTGGAAGACGGTGAAATTGAGGTGTTTCAGGCAAATCCAGACGGGATTACCGATCTCTGGCTTTCGGGCAAGTACCGCTTTTTACGCGGACCTCAAGGGCATTACGCTGTTTTGACGGGTATTAAATTTCCTACAGGTGTTGACGACAGAAAGAATACTGCGGGAGAAAAGATAGAACCCGTAGAGCAACCAGGGAGTGGTTCTTATGATTTTACAACCGGCTTTTCCTATTCACGCTGGTTTACAAAGGACTGGACCATGGACACAAGTATCCAATACATCCTTCGCACCGAGGGAGCGAGAGATTTTAAAATAGGCGATCGTATAGATTGGAGTTTTGCAACGGCGTATCAGATAATCCCAAAAAATAAATATCCGAATTTTGCACCCGTTGGAGAACTTAACACGAGATACCTTTTCCGGGACGAACAAAACGGAAGGAATGAACATGATAGCGGTGGAACTACTGTTTTCCTTTCACCGGGGGTGCGTGTTGGTATTACCCCTCATTGTGGGGTAGGAACTTCAGTTTCATTCCCTGTATTTCAAAATTTACTTGGAGAACAACAAGAGACTGATTTTAAAATAGTTGTTGGCGTAAGTTATAGTTTTTAA